The genomic interval GTCAGTGACCCTTTTGCTAAATGTAAAGCTAGTCTATTAGCTTAATGTATTTTCACTTTACCCCTCATGACAAATATCCTAATCGCTTAACCATTTCAAATGGAGGATAAACGCAAGGAAAAACCTGTATGAAAATAATTCCCTGTCATGTTGCATTGTTTGCTTCTTCAACAACATATTTTCAGCTGCAGATACAAtgatttttacttttctttgcaGCATCAAAGACTGTAAATGGCAGGAGAAGAACATTATTGTGATGGACGACGTTGTAATCTCCCCACCTTACCAGGTTGAGAACTGCAAAGGCAAAGAGGGAAGCGCTTTAAGTCATGTACGCAAAATAGTAAGTATGCTTTTGTATTTATACCATATTTTACCAACAATACACAActtcagggctgcaactaatgatacTTTTTTATTATGGATTagtttgcagattattttcttgattaatcatctatgaaatgcccatcacaatttctcagagcccaaggtgacttttttttaaattgctttatTGTACAATTAAGTCCAAAATCAAAAGATAATCATTTTAATGTCGTATATGATAAAGaacagcagcaaatcctcatatTTGGGAACCCagaaccagcaaatgtttggcatttttgcttggaaaatgaatgaaatgatcAAAATAGTGTCCAATTAATTTTCTGATGATTAACTACTGAAATAATGGACTAATTGTTTTAGCTCTCCGTATGTCACAGCTACTGTTTCACATAGGtttgtaaaagaaaatgtgGATGACTCTTTGAGACCGTGTCGCCACTTAAACAGATACATGCAAAATGGGTTTCTGTGTCACAGGATTTTGTCTCCACCGGCACCTTCAGGTCATTTCTTAAAGTTTGGGTTAAATTGGGCAAATCTATACTCTCTATCTCTTTGGTTGTCAAACAGCAAAACTATACAACACTGCCACACTGAAGTTATAGCATCATAAACCATATAGATCATCGATATATATTTGCCATGACTTGTAGTGGCTTAATAGAAAAGTCATTGTATTGTCCCTGCCAACACTTAAAACCTGTGACAACGTAAGCAAATGCTGCTGTTTGACCATCAGCTGTTGGAGATTATACATCTTACCTGTCAGTGCTGAAATTGATGGACACACCCATTCTAACTTTGGAAAGTTGTAGGGAGAGGGGTTCAGATGCTCTTTACAATCCGACAAAACTTGGGTTGGAACATACTGCCACCATAGGAAGTTCCATTAATACCCACTGTGTATTATTTAAAGACAAGTCTGTTTATGTATTTGCAGTTTTCTGCAGTATCCCAGCTAGTGCCtgcataacttttttatatAGCGTTTGGATTTGTGAGTATTTTGAGACAAGATTTGTAAAACTTTATAGCCTGCCTCACTGCGTTGCTCTGTGTACATTGTAAACTGTACAATGACAGCATGAGACGTAGGTTTTTCGGGTCAACTTTTCACAGAATTGGTGcccgtttttaaaaaaaagttttggttTCATTCTTGCAGGTTGAGAAACATTTTAGAGACGTGGAAAGTCAGAAGTCCATGCAACGTTCACAAGCACAGCAAACACAGAAGGACTCCACTTTATCTTCTTGAGTTGGCAGTGTGGGTCAGCCGGGGAAGTTGTCGCGGGTGGTTTTGTTCCCACTGCCAGACGAAGTCGGCATTCCTTGTCCTCAGTCTGAGACCACAAGGAGCAGCGCTGAGGGCCCTGGATCCAGAAGATCAAAATACCATtaaatgaaaaagacaaaaaagagagaggaaagattAAATCTTAAATTAGACTTTATAAAGAATAATTTAAACATGAACCATAAAGCAACCATAGTTTCCTTAACTAACTTGTCTcattctgccccccccccctccccccatccctgaatacttttctttttctgcccTCCTTCCTTTGCCTTCATTTCCATTTCAAAAAGAGAAAACTAGAGCAGTCAGAAAGGCTTGTTAGCTTTATTTTCTGTCATTGTTTCCTTTTTTGCTGTATCCATGTTCTACtgtctgtattttctgtattttaaacaaaatgtgACTTAAAATGCCACACTTTAAAGGACATtttctaaaataaaagtaaCGAAAATTCTGACTGTAATTTTCAACAACTTTTTGAAGGAATCATGAAGAACAGTTCAATTGACATATTCTGAAAATGATCAACTGTGGGGCATGTTGAAGGGGTGAAATCCTAACCTTGTGGTGTTGGCATATATGTGGTTTGCCTCAGGGTGTCCATCAGGCTGCCACGTTGTCCACATTTTTGAGCAGATGAGGTTTTCATGGACATTGCTCCAGGTTTCTTTTCACAGATTATAAGGTAGCCTGATTGTGACGTATCCATGGAATTACAGGGAACTGAAGACATTGCGGTTTCAAATTAATTATTGAAATGTCTTAAGCCTCTGTTTTCTCTAAAGCTACTTGATGACATTTACTGCTGTCCTCTTGGCGACACGGAGCAATTGAGAGTAAATTTGCAGCATGAACTTTATTGGTGTAGTTTACAAAGTTAACTGAAAATGTGCTGTTGCGGCTGGATTTGTGTACACAATACTCCCTAAAAGCAGTGATTTCTATGCTCTTGGGTGAAAATACAGCTAGATTTTAGGTAGGCTGGTGTGGTTTGGTGATGGTTCACTGATAACTCTTGATTATAGTAGGTCTGCAAGTATTGATTATCTGTATCCATTAATCGCTTTAGATTTTGACCAATTGGTTTAGACTTTAACAATGCCTTGTTTTGTCCGACAGACTGTACAAACCCCAAAATATTTAGTAGATTTTCATAGAGGTCAAAGAAAAGatgcaaatattcacatttgagaagctgtttCCAGAGAGTTTTGCTACGAAAATTACTCAATTTATAGGTTATTAGAATTATATCAAAACGGTGATCATTTGTTTTTGCCCAATGATCCACAAGTGCTGCAAGATAATACATCGTTTTTTTACATTGTGAATGGTGAAGCCTGAACTATTTGATTCCCTCACCAACTCAATTTAGTTATGAGAACTCCATATAATATTTCTGTATGTAATGTGATGCAGAAATACAAAGccctccatttaaaaaaataaataaataaataaatctgattaATGTATCCAAATAGAGCAGCAGATGTATATCCTTATTTTAGGAAAGGGTCCAAAAGAGACCAGGTTTGCTCCCCAGATACGGTTTATGTTTTGTGATTATCTGTTTAAGCCCATAATCCCTCTCTAATCAGGAATATTCCATATCTGCTCACAGAGAATTTAGTGAAATTACATCAATATCAGGTTCTTTTGGCAGGAAGAAGGTAACCATGCCTTTCAGTGTGAGTGATCAAACTCTGATCTAAACCAAAGATGCCTGTCCATGGCTGCACAATGCTCGGTGTGCTGCCTCTGCTGCCTCTTCTAAACACGGTGTTGGGCTTCCAGCTGTGTCCCAGCCTCTGCCTATGCTACGAGTCCTCTGACCTGGTGGACTGCCGGTCTCGTGGTCTGGTCCGGGTCCCTCCCAGTGTCCCCCACGGCACCTGGCTGTTGGATTTCAGTGGAAACAAGCTGACTGAGGTACACACCAGATCCTTCGTGGGGCTGTGGTCACTGAAGATCCTCCTAATGTCCAACAACAGCATCCAAACTCTGCAGCCACAGGTACCAAAATACTGCGCATTTAACTGTATTGTTTTAGACCAGTGGTGGAACCAATATTCAAAACTATTAAGTAAAAATAATACCGCAAGAAAAAATCCTGCGTTCTGAACTGTATTAAAGTCAAAAGTATTATGAATTTACCGAAAATATTGAAGTAAAAAGTACCCGATGCAAGAAAAACATGGCCCGTGTAAGTGTTACAATACTATACATTTCATGATTTAATTAATACTGTTGCAGGTTGTAGAAGTGGAACTGTATGTACTTACAATAGCCTACTCAGTTTATAGAAATGCaccatattttattttcaacttGTAATTTAGTTGATCtttgtatgtaaaatcttaatgtACAAAATGTAGCTAAAGCTGTGACcggcaactaatgattattatcattatggattcattgatttgtttcacctatttaaaaaacgtttagtcaataaaatgtcagaaaataaaacaataacagtaaaacaattttatttgtattgtatataacaggagttatcttaggacactttacagatggagtagATCTAGACCATTTCCACAAGCATTggagcatttggtgcgacagtggcgaggagaaacgTCCTTTTTAcgggcagaaacctcggacagacccaggctctaggtgggcggccatctgccgctgccggttgggacacagagacactggtacagatatacagaaatatgattcataataattatagcagttggcgTGGTGCGCCGTGGCAGTAACAAAGCTAATAGAGCTATGACTAGAAATCATAGTTGTAGCAGTGCAGGGCGTCGAGCAGGACCATGGCAGCAGCTGCCAGTGCAGGGCGAGATAGGGGGGCGTCGAGCAGGATCACGAGCAGCAGCTGCCAAAAACGATCCACCTGTAACACCAAATCTGCTAAGCTCCCCGGAGCTACGTAGGCTAGTATCATGCATTAAagggacatgaatgcacacagatggagggagagagaggagctcagtgtgtcataggaagtcccccataggagaggagcctgatagctaaaGGCTCTCGCTCCCATTCTATTTTTGGAGACTCTGGGAACCGCAAGTTACTTTGCATTCTGGGAGAGCAGTGCTCTAATGGGGTAATAGGGTACTGTGAGCTCTTTAAGAAATGCTGGTGCTGTGGGTGgtttggctcagtgggtagagcaggtgcacataaaCGTAGAGGTTTTATGCCTCGAAGCAGAgatccagggttcgaatctgacctgtgatgatttcctgcatgtcttccccctctctctcccccctttctcacttagctgtcctatccattaaaggcggaaaagcccaaaacaataatctttatttaaaaaaaacaaaagattttATGGTACCTGAACATTTAGAGCtgtgtaggtcaggagaaggattttgaattcaatcctggattttactagcctggatgccaaccgaatttagccccgcccacaacattcgaggtcgggaagtttgACTAGAATCTGAATATGACCATGTCAGGCtaggattttacaggaagccaatgcagagaagctaatacaggagaaatatgatcttttttcttagttcttgtcagaacacgcgctgctgcattctggatcagctggagagtcttgtttgagcaacctgatagtaaggaattacaatagtcaagccttgaagtaacaaatgcatggattaGTTTTTctgcatcgttttgagacattATTGCACATGTACTCAGTGCCCAAAGTGGCGTCTTCAAATAGCTGGTTTTGTCTggtcaacagtccaaaaccaaagATTTTTAATTTATGTTATAAAATTACAGCGAGCAAATGTTTGGCACATTTACTTAATGAATGATGAAAAGGATTGATTcgtttatcaaaatagtttttttttttgttgactgACTACTCaattaattgtttcagctctactgTGAAATGAaggtagtggagtaaaaaggacAATATTTGCTTCTGAAATTGTTATAAAGTAGCATAGAATAGTAAATAACTCAAAATTGTGCTAGAATAATGCACCTACTGtatttacattccaccactgttgtTGCCTGATTTCTGCCCTATTTATGCGTTTCAGTCTCTGTCGTCACTGCGGTTTCTGGAGAGGCTGGACTTGAGTTTTAACCGGCTGCGTTGGCTCCCTCAGGGCTTCTCTCAGAGTCTGCCCTCCCTCCAGGAGCTCCGGCTGGACCACAACCTGCTGCAGCACCTGGACTCTACCTCGCTGGGTGATTTTGAAAACCTGAGGAAACTGGACCTCGGTTACAACCGCATCCAGGCGATTGATGTCAGGGCTTTCAGCAGCCTGTATCGGCTGAGCCTCCTCAACCTGGAAGCAAACAGGCTGAATGTGCTTAAAGATGGCCTGCTTAGCAGGCAGCGACGCCTGGAGGTGCTGCTGCTCAGCCACAACAACATCTCGCTGATCGAGAACGAGGCTCTGGCTCCTTTGCAGAGTCTGACTCTGCTGGGTCTTAAGGGAAACCAGCTGGAGCACATCAGGTTCAAGACCTTCCTGAAGCTCCAGACCACCACCCACCTTCAACTATCCTCCAACCACTGGACCTGTGACTGCGAGCTGCAGCGCGTCTTTGGCAAGATCCAACGTGTTCAGCATCTGCATGTGGACGACTACAAGGACATCATCTGCCACGCTCCTGCTCAGCATGCCGGGAGCTTCCTGGAATCACTGGACAGCCAGCTGTGTATCACTGAGACAGCATCTGTGCTGGTCATCACCATCACTGTGGTGCTGGCTGTGATTGGTACCCTGGTCAAAGGGGAGCACAACTGGAAGACGAACAAACAAGCTGTAAGTGATACAGAGCCAGAAAGATAACCAATCTCCCCCTGAGCCTATCAGTGCTGGCCTGGTGTACCTTCTCCCCGACCTCAGCAGGGAGTAAATGCTGTTACCTGAGTGGTTTGGATGTTTAATGATTCTCCTAGCCGTTTTCTTGAAACACCTGGTGTAAATATCCATTAGACAGGGTATGTCCGCctattgtatgtttttttacatactatactatgactttttaatggcattttacaattttttttattttattttcatgactatttcaacatatggctttttttatgtCCTACTATACCATTTAACAGGCTTTTTACAGGGTttatacgttttgaaaaaacctggaaaagttatggaatttgaaaaatgcaaattccaggcctggaaaggttttggaaacataaaaagacccagaaagttttggaaaagtcatggaatttttttttaacacagcataataatatgtcattaataaatgtattttcacgtcgtcttaacctcagcgttctattcggggagcgatattatgaatcctactatgaaccacataaattgtcattcattttatagttaaacctctgagggtaaactttGACACAGATTTGCATTCTTATTgcataatgtcgactgacattttcaggaacacatagtcatggaaatttgccaaaaagtcatggaaaagtattggttaaaatgcgtatgaaccctgtttatatttatttagcCAATAAGATCCCATTGAGATAAAACTTGATCGTGGTCAAGAAAGCTCCATAAGCAGTCATaacgttttatatatatatgacaactatgacttttttactttattactttttcaacatactatactatgacttttttactttattactttttcaacatactatactatgacttttctgtcttttttcgacatactatatatgacctttaatgactttttttttgacatactatatacagtatgactttttaaaggtcccatggcatgacaatttcactttattaggttttttaacattaatatgctttcccccagcctgcctatggtcccccagtggctagaaatggcgataggtgtaaaccgagccctgggtatcctgctctgcctttgagaaaatgaaagttcagatgggccaatcaggaatcttctccttatgaggtcataaggagcgaggttacctcccctttctctgctttgcccgcccagagaatttggcccacccatgagagagagacttcagatatagtattaggggaccactaaggtctatataaaagagacttcagatacagtattaattcaattcaattcaattttatttatagtatcaaatcataacataagttatctcaagacactttacagatagagtaggtctagaccacactctataatttacaaagccccaacaattccaacaattgcagtaattccctcaagagcaagcagtgcgacagtggcgaggaaaaactccctcttgggaagaaacctcggacagacccaggctcttggtaggcggtgtctgacgagccggttgggggtgtgatgaacagtggcgatagtagtcacattaataatggaacagtgactggatgtagcgggaagctgcagggttcagcaggacgcagcatgacattgcagggcaccgctgagctcagcagggagtgcagcaggaccacggcgacagctgcgaccaggatcttggtgccaacgttctccaaggaaatacgctgggggaaaaaagcataaggactccgggcagtaaactccccagaagctaggattagtaactttagtaacttagtaatttctgggacgggctgcacacaaatagtaatagtaacagtaatagaaagggagaggagagagcagctcagtgtgtcaaaggaaggaagtcccccggcagtctagaactataacagcgtaactataacaggtaactaagagagacaggtcataaggagaggtagctttttcgggcttagaactctccccctgccggatctggcttggctggcctgcctccctctactttatgtattattaatctaacaattatgaagagaagtagctgggccagttaggtgaacactgcaactcctcactccctaactataagctttatcaaataggagagttttaagttcattcttgaatgaggtgacagtttctgccccccgaacccagatcgggagctggttccataggagaggagcctgataactgaaggctctggctcccattctacttttagagactctaggtaccaccagtaactctgcattctgggagcgcagtgctctagtgggacaatagggtattaggagctcttctagatatgatggtgctagaccatttagagctttgtaggtcaagagaaggactttaaactcaatcctggattcaacaggaagccaatgcagagaagctaatacaggagaaatatgatctcttttcttagttcttgtgagaacacgcgctgcagcattctggatcagctggagagtcttaagagacttatattaggggcccactaaggtctatataaaagagacttcagatacagtattaggggcccactaaggtctatataaaagagacttaagatacagtattaggggaccactaaggtctatataaaagagacttcagatacagtattaggggaccactaaggtctatataaaagagacttcagatacagtattaggggcccactaaggtctatataaaagcatccaaagaccaccatgtcatgggacctttaatgactTTTATCagtcaagtgttatttaaataaactcctggtgtacttacaaactttccaatgccTTGTTTTATGAGTACAGAACCTATTTGCACTACTGTAGAAGTTATACTATTATACTAtagtattactttttttatttttttccacatactatactatgacttttttcgacacactatactgtagtttgactttttacaacatactatgctatgacttttttatgacctttttcgacacactatactatgactttttttagacaCACTACaccatgactttttgacatactatactatgccttatgacttttttatggtaAGGGGAggtaagtttatttatttagcacatgtcagcaacaaggcaattcaaagagctttacatacaatattaacagTCTTTAAAGAGAATAGacaaaaacaagctaaaataatGAACTTACACACTAATAGACATACAGCAGAACAAGAACAACAAGGCTCAACCATGACTTTTGAGGAGCTTTCCGACAAGTTTTACAATTACGATTTTTTACCATTACTTTTTTCATATTATcatactattttttttactcaacatactttactataactttttttcgtATATAATTACTTTGAATTTTTATACCTTGGCCATGTCTTTATGCTGCATGCCTTTACTATTACTTTACTTTGACttacgatactatgactttttttctgacttttttcgacatactatactatgactttttcgacataatatactatgatttttctttggcatttttcgacatactatgacttatttcgacatactatgatttttctatgactttttttcaacatactatactataactttttcgtgacagcagatttttatttatgtatctttTGTTTAGCCAGGAAGGTCCCATTGAGATACAATAACCTGGTCAATACAGCACCATAAGCAGTCCTAACAATTTCACATTTTAGAATACATGAAAGCAATACAacaaaaatggtaaaaaaagaaaaagagaggcatACAGACCATACCAGCTATATCCATAACACATTCCACTTTAATCAAGGATTATATAAAACAGCAACATCTTTTCATCAGGCAGTTCGTAAAAAACCTTTAAAGGTATTTAGAGAAGGAAGTACTGCTAAGGAAATTACATATATATCATTTTCAGCCCATTTCATGTCCCAGAGGCATAacgagaaaaagaaaacttcagtCATTCTGTCGTAGCCAGTGCTGTTTTCATGGTGGATGGCTTGAGTGGTGGCATTAAGGCTTAGAGATCAGCAGTCTCAACAAGCTGTTAAGGAAGGCCGGCTAGGTGATCAGGTTGGAACTGGACAGTGTGGAGCAGAGGACTACAAGGGACAAAATCAAAGCCATCTTGGATGACCCATCTCACCCTCTCTAAAGGATTAAAGACAAGATCAAAGCATGGCGGCAGTTCCTTACCCGAATCGAGGATCTAACGATAGAGGATGTGGTTTCCTGTACACATTGTGAAGCCCactgaggcaaatttgtgataaggatatatatttttttaaatgtacttgaCTGTTGAGTCTTGTTGTTCTTGTTCTGCTGTATGGCTATTAGTGTGTAAGTTCattattttagcttgtttgtgtATTCTCTTTAAAGACTGTTAATATTGAATGTAAAGctctttgaattgccttgttgctgacatgtgctaaataaataaacttaccTCCTCTTAtcataaaaaaggcatagtatagtatagtatgtcaaaaagtcattgtatagtgtgtcaaaaaaagtcatagtatagtttgtcaaaaagtcgtagtataatatgtccaaaaaattcaaagtatactatgtcgaaaaagtcatagt from Perca fluviatilis chromosome 21, GENO_Pfluv_1.0, whole genome shotgun sequence carries:
- the LOC120551547 gene encoding leucine-rich repeat-containing protein 17, yielding MPVHGCTMLGVLPLLPLLNTVLGFQLCPSLCLCYESSDLVDCRSRGLVRVPPSVPHGTWLLDFSGNKLTEVHTRSFVGLWSLKILLMSNNSIQTLQPQSLSSLRFLERLDLSFNRLRWLPQGFSQSLPSLQELRLDHNLLQHLDSTSLGDFENLRKLDLGYNRIQAIDVRAFSSLYRLSLLNLEANRLNVLKDGLLSRQRRLEVLLLSHNNISLIENEALAPLQSLTLLGLKGNQLEHIRFKTFLKLQTTTHLQLSSNHWTCDCELQRVFGKIQRVQHLHVDDYKDIICHAPAQHAGSFLESLDSQLCITETASVLVITITVVLAVIGTLVKGEHNWKTNKQAVSDTEPER